One Pyrus communis chromosome 13, drPyrComm1.1, whole genome shotgun sequence genomic window carries:
- the LOC137713714 gene encoding AUGMIN subunit 1-like, with protein MTDSSVSDTTSKSSSASGGGSDASRIGDVKQWLTQEFSQAGKKVPDFEYTPRSVAYLHNLATLSQAQTQASKILASDFRLKASEYRAQAARIREILESVGLAQEGLPSNVVSSAQVLANVANLLNIRDTELSSFLVAMGDISLRKTGVEEKRAKAQKESNVLLDYTRKAISRLTYLKRTLAQLEDDAGQCEAHVEHWKNNLVLMLGKEKQYNQETVRFKETLNRVGYTPEISHGMLVELAEHRKELEKKTKPVLDTLRSYQDLPPDKALAALAIEDKKRQYAAAEKYLEDVLHSALATSE; from the exons ATGACCGACTCCTCTGTAAGCGATACGACGTCGAAGAGCAGCAGCGCCAGCGGTGGCGGTTCGGACGCATCTCGAATCGGCGACGTAAAGCAATGGCTCACTCAAGAGTTCTCCCAAGCCGGAAAAAAAGTGCCCGATTTCGAATATACCCCTCGTTCGGTGGCGTATTTACACAACCTTGCCACTCTCTCCCAGGCCCAAACTCAAGCTTCCAAGATCCTCGCTTCCGATTTCCGCCTCAAAGCCTCCGAATACCGAGCCCAAG CTGCGAGGATCAGAGAGATATTGGAGAGTGTGGGTTTGGCACAGGAGGGTTTGCCTTCGAATGTGGTGTCATCAGCTCAGGTTTTAGCCAATGTAGCCAATTTGTTGAATATAAGAGACACTGAGCTCAGCAG TTTTCTTGTGGCGATGGGGGATATATCGTTGAGGAAGACGGGTgtggaggagaagagggctaAAGCGCAAAAAGAGTCTAATGTTCTTCTTGATTACACTCGAAAGGCGATTTCCAGGTTAACTTATTTGAAAAG AACACTTGCTCAACTAGAAGATGATGCAGGCCAATGTGAGGCGCATGTTGAGCATTGGAAGAACAACTTGGTGCTCATGCTTGGTAAGGAGAAACAGTACAATCAAGAGACTGTCCGTTTCAAG GAAACTCTTAATCGCGTGGGCTACACCCCAGAGATTAGCCATGGGATGCTGGTTGAATTGGCCGAGCACAGAAAGGAATTAGAGAAGAAGACAAAGCCCGTCCTTGATACTTTGAGAAGCTACCAAGACTTGCCTCCG GATAAAGCTTTGGCTGCTTTAGCAATCGAGGACAAGAAAAGACAATATGCTGCTGCGGAGAAGTATCTCGAAGATGTATTGCATTCAGCTCTAGCCACTTCAGAGTAA